CAGACCTGATGCGGCGTTCTGAGCTTGCCGCAGTTGGGGCAGGTGGAAAGCGAAGGCTTTACCAGCTTCCAGTTCTGTGCCCGGCGCGAATCGCGGCGCGCGCGGGAATGTTTACTCTTTGGATTAGGCATTTTAAATGCTCCTTTACTTGCTGTCTGATTTCTTTAGATCTTTGAGCAAAGCGAACGGCGAAAGCCTTTCCGGCTTGCAGCCGCATTCTTTCTCATTCAAATTCGTTCCGCAGACGGCACACAGCCCCTTGCACTTGTCATCGCACACAGGGCATATATCATTCGCCAGCACGAGCGTCTGCCTTACTGTTTCCATTATATCAATTATTTTACTTTCGCGCGAGAACGTTTCCTCAAACTCTTCACTGAATTTGCAGG
The Elusimicrobiaceae bacterium DNA segment above includes these coding regions:
- the rpmF gene encoding 50S ribosomal protein L32; translation: MPNPKSKHSRARRDSRRAQNWKLVKPSLSTCPNCGKLRTPHQVCASCGYYKDRVVVAVKSAEDKKSADKNEK